One window of the Streptomyces asoensis genome contains the following:
- a CDS encoding tyrosine-type recombinase/integrase, with protein MYVCPPKTARSHRTVPLPRMAVDAMKAHLRDFPADGPEGWIFTAPQGGPVVYTHFMDASWRPAYAKASIAKGTGPHALRHHYASLLIKHGESVKTSPSASATPTRP; from the coding sequence GTGTACGTCTGCCCGCCCAAGACCGCTCGCTCGCACCGCACGGTCCCGCTCCCTCGCATGGCGGTGGATGCGATGAAGGCCCACCTGCGGGACTTCCCCGCCGATGGGCCCGAAGGCTGGATCTTCACGGCGCCGCAAGGCGGACCCGTGGTCTACACGCACTTCATGGACGCCTCCTGGCGGCCCGCCTACGCGAAGGCCAGCATAGCGAAGGGCACCGGACCCCACGCCCTCCGGCACCACTACGCCAGCCTGCTGATCAAGCACGGCGAGTCCGTGAAGACGTCTCCGAGCGCCTCGGCCACACCAACGCGGCCATGA
- a CDS encoding phage integrase central domain-containing protein — protein sequence MANIQKRPNGKWRARYRDLDGKEHARHFDRKIDAQRWIDEVTTSLVTGQYIDPRSAKRPFKEYAEEWRAIQPHRPSTAKAVAQHLRCYVYPAWEKRALGAIKPGDVQSWVTSLTTTHGLAASTSRTVFNTVNAVFRAAVRDRMIPHNPCAEAKLPSVPRKKIVPLAVEQVRTLSEEIPAKCLVLLGAATGLRPGELFGLQLRHVDLLHATVSVE from the coding sequence TTGGCCAACATCCAGAAGCGCCCCAACGGCAAATGGCGAGCCCGCTACCGCGACCTCGACGGCAAGGAGCACGCCCGCCACTTCGACCGCAAGATCGACGCCCAACGGTGGATCGACGAGGTTACGACCAGCCTGGTCACCGGTCAGTACATCGACCCGCGATCGGCGAAAAGGCCCTTCAAGGAGTACGCGGAGGAATGGCGGGCCATCCAGCCGCACCGACCTTCCACGGCCAAGGCGGTGGCCCAGCACCTGCGCTGCTACGTCTACCCGGCCTGGGAGAAGCGGGCACTCGGCGCCATCAAGCCCGGCGATGTACAGAGCTGGGTCACCAGCCTGACTACCACGCACGGGCTGGCCGCCAGCACCTCACGGACGGTCTTCAACACGGTCAACGCCGTCTTCCGGGCGGCCGTCCGTGACCGGATGATCCCCCACAACCCGTGCGCCGAGGCGAAACTGCCCTCGGTGCCCCGGAAGAAGATCGTGCCTTTGGCCGTCGAGCAGGTGCGGACGCTGTCCGAGGAGATACCCGCAAAGTGCCTCGTGCTGCTCGGCGCGGCCACCGGGCTCCGCCCCGGCGAGCTCTTCGGTCTCCAGCTCCGGCACGTGGACCTGCTGCACGCGACTGTCTCGGTCGAGTAG